The genomic interval GGGTTGAAGATGGCAAAATGGTTGTACGGTATGATCAATACGACGACTTTAAACAGAAATACGGACATATATTTTACAAGGGCGATTTTTCTTATTACCGCGTGGTGGTCGAATATCGTTTTGTTGGAGAACAGGCACCGAAAGGAGAAGGCTGGGCATGGCGGAACAGCGGTATCATGGTACAGGGGCAACCTGCCACTACAATGGGTAAAGACCAGGATTTTCCGATTTCCATTGAAGTTCAGCTACTTGGTGGCGATGGCAAAAAACCACGCACAACCTGTAATTTATGTACGCCGGGAACAAATGTGGTGATGAATGGGGAACTGAAAACGCAGCATTGTTTTAACTCTACTTCCAAAACTTATGATGGTGATCAATGGGTGAAAGCCGAAGTGCTTGTATTAGGTGATTCGCTTATCCGGCATTACGCCAATGGTGAAATGGTGTTGGAATATAACAAACCTCAAATGGGTGGCGGCAATGTGAGCGGCAATGATCCTTCTTTAATGGTTGATGGCAAATTACTGGATCATGGTTCCATTTCCCTCCAAAGCGAAAGTCATCCTGTTGAATTCAGGAAAGTAGAAATCCTTAATCTGAAAGGATGTATGGATGCAAAAGCAACTAATTTTAAATCCTATTATGTGAAGGCTGATAATAGTGCCTGTACTTATGGGAAGAAATAAAGGGTAGTGTATTGGTCAAAAGGGAATAAAAGGGAGATAGATATAAACATGTTTTGGCATAAATATCTATTTCCCTTTTAATTTTGCAGACAGTTACATATTGTGTAACTTTATTGTTAATTCAGTTTTATGAGAATTATTACAACAGCCCGTATAAAAGATTTCTATCTCAACCATGCAGATTCAAGAACAGCACTGGAAGTATGGATGGCAAAGATTAAAGAAATTAATATACAAAGCCTGAATGAATTAAAGCAAATTGCTAATTCGGTAGATATAATAGGCAACAACCGGGTAATTTTTGATATCAAAAGTAATAAGTATAGGATTATAAGTGTGGTGTTGGTACATCGGCAAATTGTTTATATCCGATGGATTGGTACACATTCCGAGTATGATAAGATTGATGCACACAAAGTATAATTGTATTTATAGTATTAAAATAATTGAAAAACATAAAAATGAACACAATTACCATTACTCCCATAAAAACCGAATCAGACTACCAAAATTCATTAAGGCGAATAGATGAATTGCTAAGTGCAAATCCAGAGCCTTATTCCGAATTAGATGATGAACTGGATGTAATAAGTACCCTCGTACATGCATATGAGCAAACGCACTACACCATTCCTTATCCTGATCCAATTGATGCAATCAAGTACATAATGGAAGAGAAGGGCTGGAAAAATAAAGATTTGGAGCCATTTATAGGCCCTAAGTCAAGAGTATCTGAAATTCTTAATCGGAAACGATATTTTACCTTACAGCAAATTCATAACCTGCATAAACATTTAGGCCTTCCACTGGAAATGTTTATTAA from Dyadobacter sp. NIV53 carries:
- a CDS encoding DUF1080 domain-containing protein, producing the protein MKLQLTALLSLICMIAFGQKKSEKEEWKQLFNGKNLDGWDIKIRGNDLNDNFGNTFRVEDGKMVVRYDQYDDFKQKYGHIFYKGDFSYYRVVVEYRFVGEQAPKGEGWAWRNSGIMVQGQPATTMGKDQDFPISIEVQLLGGDGKKPRTTCNLCTPGTNVVMNGELKTQHCFNSTSKTYDGDQWVKAEVLVLGDSLIRHYANGEMVLEYNKPQMGGGNVSGNDPSLMVDGKLLDHGSISLQSESHPVEFRKVEILNLKGCMDAKATNFKSYYVKADNSACTYGKK
- a CDS encoding type II toxin-antitoxin system HigB family toxin, with the protein product MRIITTARIKDFYLNHADSRTALEVWMAKIKEINIQSLNELKQIANSVDIIGNNRVIFDIKSNKYRIISVVLVHRQIVYIRWIGTHSEYDKIDAHKV
- a CDS encoding type II toxin-antitoxin system HigA family antitoxin; the protein is MNTITITPIKTESDYQNSLRRIDELLSANPEPYSELDDELDVISTLVHAYEQTHYTIPYPDPIDAIKYIMEEKGWKNKDLEPFIGPKSRVSEILNRKRYFTLQQIHNLHKHLGLPLEMFINEKVLQAA